DNA from Algisphaera agarilytica:
TGGTTGAACTCGAGGTTGAGCTTGAAGTCACCCAGGAGATCGTGCTCGCGGAGGAAGCCGATGACGGTCGCCGAGTCGAAGTCGTATTGGTGCTTGCTGGGCTCGCAGGGCTTGGGCTCGATGAAGAACGTGCCGGTGAAGCCCTGGCTGCGGGCGTAGTCCTTGGCCATGTGCAGGAAGCGGGCGAAGTGGTCTTGTTCGCGCTTCATGTCGGTGTTGAGCAGCGACATGTAGCCCTCACGGCCGCCCCAGAAGACGTAGTTCTCGCCGCCGAGCGCGATGGTCGCGTCGAGCGCCCCCTTGAGCTGGGCTCCGGCGTAGGCGACAGTGCCGAAGTCGGGGTTGGTCGAGGCGCCGTTCATGTAGCGCGGGTTGCTGAACAGGTTGGCGGTGCCCCAGAGCAGCTTCACGCCGGACTCGGCCTGCTTGCCCTTGAGGTATTCCACGATCGTCGACAGCCGGTTCTGCGATTCGGCGAGTGTCGGGCCTTCCTGCACGAGGTCGAAGTCGTGGAAGCAGTAGTAGGGCACGCCGAGCTTGGTGATGAACTCAAACGCGGCGTCGGCTTTGGCCTTCGCGGCGGTTTCCCAATCGCCCGAAGCGAGCGCGGCGTCCCAGGAAAAATCTTTCGTGCCCGGCCCAAACGGGTCGGCTCCCGTGCCACAGAAGCTGTGCCAGTACGCCACGGCAAACTTGAAGAGTTCCTTCATTGGCTTCCCGGCGACGACGCGGTTCTCGTCGTACCAGCGGTAGGCCAGCGGGTTGTTCGAGTCGGTGCCTTCGAAGGCGATTTTCTCGATGCCGGGGAAGTAGGTTGTGTCGCCGAGGGTGACGCTCATGGAGGAGTCCTTTGGAGAGTTGAGGTGTGAGGTTTGAGGGGTGAGTCTTGAGAAGAGCGGGCTTGTTAGAGCAGAGCCTGCAAATACTCCGACCAGCGCGTGTACGCGTCGCGGGTCTGTGTTTGTTCGTCTGAGTTTGGATCGGTCCCGCCGACACGTTCGAGGTTGGCGAAGGCGTCTTCGGGGGAGGCGTAGATGCCCGCTCCGATGCCCGCGCCGCGGGCGGCACCGACCGCGCCGTCGGTTTCGTAAAGCTCGATCTGGCAGTCGGCAATGTTGGCCAGCGTTTGGCGGAACAGCGGGCTGAGGAACAGGTTGGCCCGGCCGGCCCGGATGACGCCGAGGTCCACGCCGGTCTCGCGCAGGATGTCCATGCCGTAGGCAAAGGAGAAGGCGATGCCCTCCTGCACCGCGCGGGCGATGTGCTCGCGGCCGTGCCGGTTGAAATCCGCAAAGCCCAGGTGACCGCCGACCTCGGCGTTGCCCAGCATGCGTTCAGCTCCATTGCCAAAGGGCAGCACACTCAAGCCGTCGCTGCCGACCGGGGCTTGCTCGGCCAGGTCGTTGAGTTGCACGTAGTCGAGATCGCCGCCCACCATACGCTTACCCCAGGCGTTGGCGATGCCCGTGCCGTTGATGCAAAGCAAGAGGCCCAGCCGCGGGTCGTCGTCGGCGTGGTTCACGTGGGCGAAGCTGTTGATGCGCGACTGCGGGTCGTACTTCACGGTGTCCGCTACGCCGTAGACCACGCCGGAGGTCCCCGCCGTTGCTGCGATCTCCCCGGCGTTTAGCACATTCAGAGACAGCGCGTTATTCGGCTGATCGCCCGCTCGGTAGGTCACGGGCGTGCCCGCGCTGAGCCCAAACAGCTCGGCGGATTGAGCGGTCAGCTCGCCCTGCAAGCCAAACGTCTGCACTCGATCCGCCAGCATGTTTTCGGGCACGCCGTAGTGATCGAGCAAAACGCTTGCGGGTTGCTTGTCTTGGAAGTCCCACAGCATGCCCTCAGACAAGCCGGACACGGTGGTCACCGTCTGCCCGGTCAGGCGAGATGCGAGGTAGTCGCCCGGCAGGCAGACCTTGTCGATCTGTTCGAAAAGCTCCGGCTGGTTTTGCTGTACCCAGCGCAGCTTCGAGGCTGTGAAGTTGCCCGGCGAGTTGAGCAGCCGCGGCAAACACGTCTCGGAACCCAGCGCTTCAAACGCGTCGTTTCCGATCTCCACCGCTCGGCTGTCGCACCAGATAATGCTGGGCCGAAGCGATTGGCCCGCTTTGTCCAAGCAGACCAGCCCGTGCATCTGGTAGGCGACCCCGACGGCCTTGACGTCACCGGCGGCGATTCCCGCGGTGCTCATTGCGCTGCCCACCGCCCGCCGCGCCGCGTCCCACCACGTCTCGGGGTCCTGCTCGGCCCAGCCGGGCTGAGACGCATCGATCGCCATCTCGGTGGGGGGGTACTGACCGGTCGCGAGGATCTGGCCGGTGTCTGCCTGCACCAGCGCTGCTTTGACGGACGAACTGCCGAGATCGATACCGAGTAGAACCATGGTCGGGGCCGTGAGGGAGATGAAGGAAGCTGATCATGAATAGCGCATCACGCGCTACGGGTTAGAGCCATGGTATTGTGCCACATGGCTTCATGGAAACCTTGACGATCCGGGCAATTGGTAGCACGATAGGCGCATCATGTCGGTGCAAGCCCAAGGCCGCCACTATTTCAACCCCCAAGCCTGCCCCGTCGGCGGGGTGCGCGTCGCTGCGCCCAAAGCCACCGGACGCAAGAAGGCCGCCCACCCACACGACCTCACCGAGGTTGAGCACGACCACGACTTCAACGAGCTGGTCATCGTCACGGCCGGCCGAGCGCTGCATCACCTCAAGGGGTTTACGTACCCCATCGCGATGGGCGACGTGTTCTTGCTTCAGCGCGAAGACCGCCACTACTACAGCGACCGCGACGGGCTGGAGCTGATCAACATCATGTACGACCCGGCCTTGCTGGAGATGCCCACCGATGAGCTCCGGCAGATCCCCGGGTTCAACGCGATGTTCCTCTTCGAGCCGATGTACCGTCGGCAGCACCGCTTCGAAAGCCGCTTGCACCTGGCCCCCGTCGACCTCCAAAGCACGACACGCCTGGCGTCCACCATCCTCGACGAGGTCGAGCAGCAACGCCCCGGCTACGCCATCGCCGCCAAGACCAAGCTCTTCGAACTCATGATTGCGCTGTCCCGTCAGTACGACCGCACCGAGACGACCGAGGGGCAATCGCTGCTCCGGTTGGGCAGCGTGATCGGCGAGTTGGAGAACAGCTACGACCAGCCGTGGACCCTCGAAGACATGGCCGAGGCCGCCCACCTCTCGCCGAGCCAACTCGTGCGTGTCTTCCGCAAAGCCACGGGGCAGACACCGCTGAACTACCTGATCCAACTGCGCATCCGCCAAGCGACCAGGCTGCTCGAAGACAGCGACCTGAACATCACCCAGATCGCGCACCAGGTGGGCTTTACCGACAGCAATTATTTTTCGCGTCAGTTCCGCCGGTGCATGGACGCCACGCCCACGCGGTACCGCCGGGCCCATAACTACCTAGCCCGTTGAGCGATCCAATCACGCACGACTGATTCGGTCTTTTCGGCCAAGAGTATTGAGGCGTGTTGCATGGCGTAGTGGATGGGGTGCCCGGACGAAATGGCGTGACAAGCGTGCAGTTCACGCTCGTGCAGCGGGGCGGTGTCGCCTTCGATGGCCCCCGCCAGCGCGATCGTTGGTACGCCCCGTTGCTTTGCGGTTTGCGCAACGCCCGTGACCGCCTTCCCGGAGAGCGACTGGGCGTCGAGACGTCCCTCGCCGGTCAGGCAGAGGTCACACGATGCGACACGTTGGGCGAATCCGGTTGCGTCTAAAACAAGATCAATGCCCGGCAACAGAGTCGCTCCTGCAAAAGCGATCAATCCCGCGCCGAGCCCGCCCGCGGCGCCAGCGCCGGGGATGTGCTCGACGTCGATGTCCAGTTGTTCGCGGATGAG
Protein-coding regions in this window:
- the xylA gene encoding xylose isomerase, translating into MSVTLGDTTYFPGIEKIAFEGTDSNNPLAYRWYDENRVVAGKPMKELFKFAVAYWHSFCGTGADPFGPGTKDFSWDAALASGDWETAAKAKADAAFEFITKLGVPYYCFHDFDLVQEGPTLAESQNRLSTIVEYLKGKQAESGVKLLWGTANLFSNPRYMNGASTNPDFGTVAYAGAQLKGALDATIALGGENYVFWGGREGYMSLLNTDMKREQDHFARFLHMAKDYARSQGFTGTFFIEPKPCEPSKHQYDFDSATVIGFLREHDLLGDFKLNLEFNHATLAGHTMQHEMAVAAGAGLLGSLDANRGDYQNGWDTDQFPVDLYELTECMLVFLEAGGLQGGGINFDAKTRRNSTDLEDLFIAHVAGMDAFARAAITAEAILENSDYKKLRQTRYASFDSGDGAKFESGDLSLPQLADLGAALGEPAQISGKQELFESILNRFI
- a CDS encoding xylulokinase encodes the protein MVLLGIDLGSSSVKAALVQADTGQILATGQYPPTEMAIDASQPGWAEQDPETWWDAARRAVGSAMSTAGIAAGDVKAVGVAYQMHGLVCLDKAGQSLRPSIIWCDSRAVEIGNDAFEALGSETCLPRLLNSPGNFTASKLRWVQQNQPELFEQIDKVCLPGDYLASRLTGQTVTTVSGLSEGMLWDFQDKQPASVLLDHYGVPENMLADRVQTFGLQGELTAQSAELFGLSAGTPVTYRAGDQPNNALSLNVLNAGEIAATAGTSGVVYGVADTVKYDPQSRINSFAHVNHADDDPRLGLLLCINGTGIANAWGKRMVGGDLDYVQLNDLAEQAPVGSDGLSVLPFGNGAERMLGNAEVGGHLGFADFNRHGREHIARAVQEGIAFSFAYGMDILRETGVDLGVIRAGRANLFLSPLFRQTLANIADCQIELYETDGAVGAARGAGIGAGIYASPEDAFANLERVGGTDPNSDEQTQTRDAYTRWSEYLQALL
- a CDS encoding AraC family transcriptional regulator, encoding MSVQAQGRHYFNPQACPVGGVRVAAPKATGRKKAAHPHDLTEVEHDHDFNELVIVTAGRALHHLKGFTYPIAMGDVFLLQREDRHYYSDRDGLELINIMYDPALLEMPTDELRQIPGFNAMFLFEPMYRRQHRFESRLHLAPVDLQSTTRLASTILDEVEQQRPGYAIAAKTKLFELMIALSRQYDRTETTEGQSLLRLGSVIGELENSYDQPWTLEDMAEAAHLSPSQLVRVFRKATGQTPLNYLIQLRIRQATRLLEDSDLNITQIAHQVGFTDSNYFSRQFRRCMDATPTRYRRAHNYLAR